One window of Hymenobacter sp. BRD128 genomic DNA carries:
- a CDS encoding efflux RND transporter periplasmic adaptor subunit, translating to MLVVKPDTVTLYQDYPASIQGQQNVEIRPKIDGSVDAIYVDEGASVKKGQKLFRISAPQYEQAVRTAAAGIKTAQADVDAARMGVRKVQPLVARGIISKYELEAAQYTLESKLAALAQAQAALVNAQVNLSYTVIKSPVDGVIGTIPNKIGALVSSTSTTPLTTISSIGNVYAYFSLSEKALLNFIRRRPGNTLQDKLAKVPDVRLVLADGTVYPYPGRVETAIGQINTETGASSFRATFPNQHGFLRSGSSGSVRTFQPLDNALLIPQSATYELQGKRFAYVLGRDTAAHAMPITVVPTPNGASFVVQKGLKAGQEVIVDGISGLKDGMKIRPKVVKSAKTEMAG from the coding sequence GTGCTCGTGGTGAAGCCCGACACGGTGACGCTGTACCAGGATTATCCGGCCTCTATTCAGGGCCAGCAAAACGTCGAAATCCGGCCCAAGATAGATGGCTCAGTAGACGCCATATACGTCGATGAGGGGGCTAGCGTGAAGAAGGGCCAGAAGCTCTTCCGCATCTCGGCGCCGCAATACGAGCAGGCGGTGCGCACGGCCGCGGCCGGCATCAAAACGGCTCAGGCCGATGTGGACGCCGCCCGCATGGGCGTGCGCAAGGTGCAGCCGCTGGTGGCGCGCGGCATCATCAGCAAGTATGAGCTGGAGGCTGCGCAGTATACCCTCGAAAGCAAGCTAGCCGCCCTGGCCCAGGCCCAGGCGGCGCTGGTCAATGCCCAGGTCAACCTTAGCTACACGGTTATTAAGAGCCCCGTGGATGGCGTGATTGGCACTATTCCGAACAAAATCGGCGCGCTGGTGAGCAGCACTTCCACTACCCCGCTCACCACTATTTCGAGCATCGGCAATGTGTACGCCTACTTCTCGCTCAGCGAGAAGGCGCTGCTCAATTTTATCCGCCGCCGGCCCGGCAACACCTTGCAGGACAAGCTAGCCAAGGTACCCGACGTGCGCCTAGTGCTGGCCGACGGCACGGTGTACCCCTACCCCGGCCGCGTCGAAACCGCTATTGGCCAGATAAATACCGAAACCGGGGCCAGCAGCTTCCGCGCCACGTTTCCCAACCAGCATGGCTTTTTGCGCAGCGGCAGCAGCGGCTCGGTGCGCACCTTTCAGCCACTCGACAACGCGCTCCTCATTCCGCAGAGCGCTACGTATGAGCTGCAGGGCAAGCGCTTTGCCTACGTGCTGGGCCGCGACACGGCCGCCCACGCCATGCCCATTACGGTGGTGCCCACGCCCAACGGGGCCTCCTTCGTGGTGCAAAAAGGCCTGAAAGCGGGCCAGGAAGTGATTGTAGATGGCATCAGCGGCCTGAAGGACGGGATGAAAATCCGGCCCAAAGTAGTGAAGAGCGCGAAGACCGAAATGGCTGGCTAG